CCTCCTGCTGAAGTTCAGCCAACATAGCTTCGGCCTCGGTTTTCTTGCGAGCCAAATCAGCCTTCTCTGCCAATAATGAACCTCGGTCTTGACTATCCTGGGAAAGCTGATCTTCGACTGTCCGGCTTTCGGATTCCAACGGGTTCAATTCTGCACGAACTTGCTGCTCGGTAATCCGTTTCTGTTCCCCTAGCTGGCGAAGCTGCTCAATCGTCATCATATCATCAGTAATCTCACGCTTCATCACACCGGATTGGCTGCGCAAACCGCTAAGCTGCTGCTCAGAGCTCTTGATTTCTTGATCCAATTCCTCGATCTGACGTTGGCGACCTAGCAGATTCGTTGATTTCTTCTGCAAGCTTCCGCCCGTCATCGAACCGCCGGGATTGACAACGTCACCTTCCAACGTGACAACACGGTAGCGGTATTGTGCTTTGGCTGCAATATGATTGGCATCCTCCAAGCTCTGGGCAACTACGACATTCCCTAATAAGCTTGAGAAAATATTCGTATACGTGGCATCAAAAGAAACGAGATCAACCGCAAGTCCGATAAAGCCTTTGGCAGACTTCAACGAGCTTAGCTCATGATCGCCAATTGAACGGCCCCGAATGACATTCATCGGCAGGAAGGTAGCCCGCCCCATTTGGCGGCGTTTCAAAAAGGCAATGGCTTCACGACCATCGGCTTCCGTTTCAACTACGATATTTTGCAAGGCACCGCCGAGCGCTGTCTCTATCGCTACTTCCACATCCGCTGGCACTTTGACCAGTTCGGCAATCGCGCCGCGAATTCCCTTCAAATCTTTGCGGGTTTTCGCTTTAAGGACTTCCTTAACCCCTTGCATAAAGCCATCATAGTCATTAGCCATTTCCTTCATGGTATCACGGCGGGAGGTTAAGGCATCCAGCTTTTGCTCCCATTTGCGGACCATTCCCTGCGCTTCATCCAATAAGCTTTGTTTATTTTTCAAGCTTTGGGTTAGCTGCACATACTGTTGCCTAACATCTTCAATTTCTTGGACGGTCTCATCCAGCTTAACCGTTAATTCCTGTTTGCGCAGTGTGATTTTCTCCCGCTGTTCGGACCACTTTTGGCGTTCTTCATCCAATCTCTCCAAACGGCGTGCAAGGCTCTCTGTCTGCTGCTCCGCATACCTAATTTCATTGCGCGCCTGGGCCATCCGGTTAAGGGTTTCCAACAACTCCCCTTTTAATTGATCTTCCGGCGATGAACTGATCCCGCCATTAACACCCAGCAAACGCTGCTCCTCAGCCGTCAGCTTGGCCTGAAACTCAAATAACTGTGCGCCAATTTGGATGATTTTCTCCCGCTGCTCACTCAGTTCGGCTTCTTTATCCAGCTTCCGCTGCTCTTGAACCGCAATCGTTGTGCTTAACTGCTGATGGTTCCCGACATAGTTTTTCTTACGTTCTTTGAGAACTTCGCCATGTCCTTCACACTTCTCGAAATCCTCGCTCAGCCCAAGCAGGCTTTCTTGCAATTTTTCCAACTCTTCTTCCAGTCGGCGCGTTTCCCAGCGATGCTTCTCCAGATGGGCATCATGCTGATTCACAATTGTGGAAAGCTCTGTTTGCTCTTTCGTCAGCTTTTCCAACTTTTGCGAAGCTTCATTCCACGAAAGATAAATCTGATCGATTTGATGGACATACATGGCAATCTCACTGCTCTTGAGCGTCTCGCGAAGCTCCTTATAGCGAATTGCCTTCTCCGACTGCTCGCGAAGCGGTTCAATTTGGTCCTCAAGCTCGGAAACAAGATCGTGAATCCGCAGCAAATTCTGCTCGGTTTCCCCTAATTTCTTCTCTGCTTCCCGTTTGCGTGATTT
Above is a genomic segment from Paenibacillus sp. HWE-109 containing:
- the smc gene encoding chromosome segregation protein SMC; translated protein: MFLKRIELSGFKSFADRTELEFVRGITAVVGPNGSGKSNISDGIRWVLGEQSAKSLRGGKMEDVIFAGSDSRRAVNYGEVSLTLDNTSQSLPLDFNEVTVTRRVHRSGESEYLINKQPCRLKDITELFMDTGIGKEAYSIIGQGRIEEILSTKSEDRRGIFEEASGIVKYKSRKREAEKKLGETEQNLLRIHDLVSELEDQIEPLREQSEKAIRYKELRETLKSSEIAMYVHQIDQIYLSWNEASQKLEKLTKEQTELSTIVNQHDAHLEKHRWETRRLEEELEKLQESLLGLSEDFEKCEGHGEVLKERKKNYVGNHQQLSTTIAVQEQRKLDKEAELSEQREKIIQIGAQLFEFQAKLTAEEQRLLGVNGGISSSPEDQLKGELLETLNRMAQARNEIRYAEQQTESLARRLERLDEERQKWSEQREKITLRKQELTVKLDETVQEIEDVRQQYVQLTQSLKNKQSLLDEAQGMVRKWEQKLDALTSRRDTMKEMANDYDGFMQGVKEVLKAKTRKDLKGIRGAIAELVKVPADVEVAIETALGGALQNIVVETEADGREAIAFLKRRQMGRATFLPMNVIRGRSIGDHELSSLKSAKGFIGLAVDLVSFDATYTNIFSSLLGNVVVAQSLEDANHIAAKAQYRYRVVTLEGDVVNPGGSMTGGSLQKKSTNLLGRQRQIEELDQEIKSSEQQLSGLRSQSGVMKREITDDMMTIEQLRQLGEQKRITEQQVRAELNPLESESRTVEDQLSQDSQDRGSLLAEKADLARKKTEAEAMLAELQQEEASLQQAIREAENSRKASESEKEELQSQLTDLKVKVASISQEKQSLQDQQRRLQQDLGEVEREMEMNRGLLVQLEQDMALLEQETVLQVELLNDLKLKKQQCTESIDFKRAERTEWLHKLEQEENETRAQRTQLKQVEESLHQTEVRVTRLDVELENMLKKLAEDYELSYELAKDRYPVPEDIQGTQSKVRELKREIASLGEVNLGAIEEYARVSERFEFLDSQKNDLIEAKTTLYQVIREMDIEMSKRFKTTFDAIRSHFGVVFAKLFGGGRADLILSEPENMLDTGIEIVAQPPGKKLQNLQLLSGGERALTAIALLFSIICVKPVPFCVLDEVEAALDEANVSRFAEYLREFSEMTQFIVVTHRKGTMEEADVLYGVTMQEGGVSKLVSVRLEDEEAVVSAS